A window of the Cuculus canorus isolate bCucCan1 chromosome 3, bCucCan1.pri, whole genome shotgun sequence genome harbors these coding sequences:
- the GEMIN6 gene encoding LOW QUALITY PROTEIN: gem-associated protein 6 (The sequence of the model RefSeq protein was modified relative to this genomic sequence to represent the inferred CDS: inserted 1 base in 1 codon; deleted 1 base in 1 codon; substituted 2 bases at 2 genomic stop codons), which yields MISPNVCNYRGWVLHVGNMNDWQKKSPLDWETYVNKMVKVAAIEKHEYEGWILTVDPVSASVVLANILGDEEVSIXVVLGHAVQEVKILERRGRXNESNGFLAYLHLKSKAYSPEELGKRKNDLKLGXKQNHIPVTEEGESGRTLCVAGVLTIDPPYAQNSGSSSNEIILSRVQGLIHGYLEKTAVTPAVQSSLSLGMGLPTLF from the exons ATGATTTCACCTAATGTGTGTAACTACAGGGGCTGG GTTCTGCACGTAGGAAATATGAATGactggcagaagaaaagccCCCTAGACTGGGAAACCTATGTGAACAAAATGGTGAAAGTTGCTGCAATTGAGAAACACGAATATGAAGGATGGATCTTAACAGTTGATCCAGTTTCTGCGAG TGTTGTCCTTGCAAACATTCTTGGAGATGAAGAAGTTTCCA TCGTTGTCTTGGGCCATGCTGTCCAGGAGGTCAAAATACTGGAAAGAAGGGGACGATGAAATGAAAGCAACGGCTTTCTTGCATATTTGCacctgaaaagcaaagcctACAGCCCTGAGGaacttggaaagagaaaaaatgactTGAAACTTGGctagaaacaaaaccacatcccTGTAACGGAAGAAGGGGAA TCTGGAAGAACACTATGCGTGGCGGGTGTATTAACTATTGACCCACCATATGCCCAGAACAGTGGCAGCAGCTCCAATGAGATTATTCTGTCTCGGGTTCAAGGCTTGATACATGGCTATCTTGAAAAAACAGCAGTGACGCCTGCTGTTCAAAGCAGTTTGTCTTTAGGAATGGGTCTACCTACCCTGTTTTAG
- the SRSF7 gene encoding serine/arginine-rich splicing factor 7, giving the protein MSRYGRYGGETKVYVGNLGTGAGKGELERAFSYYGPLRTVWIARNPPGFAFVEFEDPRDAEDAVRGLDGKVICGSRVRVEVSTGMPRRSRYDRPPARRPFDPNDRCYECGEKGHYAYDCHRYSRRRRSRSRSRSRSRSRGRRYSRSRSRSRGRRSRSASYRRSRSVSPRRSRSVSPRRSRSGSLKRSRSRSRSRSRSRSVTWPRSRSRSHGRSKSGSPAKSRSKSRSPSPKRSRSPSGSPQRSVSPERVD; this is encoded by the exons ATGTCGCGTTACGGCCGCTACGGGGGCG AGACCAAGGTGTACGTGGGGAACCTGGGCACGGGCGCCGGCAAGGGCGAGCTAGAAAGAGCCTTCAGCTACTACGGGCCTCTGAGGACCGTGTGGATCGCCAGGAACCCGCCGGGCTTCGCCTTCGTGGAGTTCGAAGACCCGAGGGACGCGGAGGATGCAGTCCGTGGGCTGGATGGGAA GGTGATTTGTGGCTCCAGGGTGAGAGTGGAAGTGTCGACGGGAATGCCCCGTCGCTCCCGCTACGACAGGCCTCCTGCGCGGCGCCCCTTCGACCCCAACGACAGGTGCTACGAGTGTGGTGAGAAGGGCCACTATGCTTACGATTGTCACCGCTACAGCCGCCGCAGGAGGAGCAG GTCCCGGTCTAGATCCCGTTCAAGGTCCCGAGGAAGAAGGTATTCTCGGTCACGCAGTCGGAGTCGCGGTAGGAG GTCCAGATCAGCTTCCTATCGTAGGTCCCGGTCAGTTTCTCCTCGTAGGTCTAGGTCTGTGTCTCCCCGCCGGTCCCGATCGGGTTCCTTGAAGAGATCAAG gtCTAGATCAAGGTCCAGATCTAGATCCAGATCTGTTACATGGCCCCGAAGCAG gTCTAGGTCTCACGGCAGATCAAAATCTGGCTCGCCAGCCAAGAG TCGGTCAAAGTCCCGGTCACCATCTCCAAAGAGAAG tcgTTCACCATCAGGAAGCCCTCAAAGAAGTGTGAGTCCTGAAAGAGTGGATTAA